A stretch of Scheffersomyces stipitis CBS 6054 chromosome 2, complete sequence DNA encodes these proteins:
- a CDS encoding predicted protein, whose translation MSKYPEDTPDLPPPTYEEAISEQHTGVSSIAPPHPPRPKPNHLVPPLPNRRTSNSSTNSSSGNSYNSQNLYSANSSLPFKYERGYLCSKCKNSGYKVKNGRLCRDCWDKFYLRKNAYNPNPDLPFKYPVKYFCDKCNNTGYKLKNGKSCKDCWELFSPRNRVGGSSSYGRMNITSPPVAATAMGGFGPMAPMMVPPVAPLRVPPGDPRLGGVPCGRCRGTGMITFLLDQDLCPVCRGLGRVIHGPPRAPMPPPQHYQQPFAPPPPHPSRPQYPYGKS comes from the exons ATGCTGAAGTACCCAGAGGATACGCCAGATCTTCCTCCTCCCACTTACGAGGAGGCTATCAGTGAACAGCACACGGGAGTCTCTTCTATCGCTCCCCCACATCCTCCGCGGCCCAAGCCAAACCATCTAGTTCCACCTCTTCCGAATAGAAGAACAAGCAACCTGAGTACCAATAGTAGCAGTGGCAATAGCTACAATAGTCAAA ACTTGTATTCAGCTAACTCATCACTTCCGTTTAAATACGAACGTGGCTACCTTTGTAGCAAATGTAAGAACTCTGGCTACAAGGTCAAAAACGGCCGCCTATGTCGGGATTGCTGGGACAAGTTCTACTTGCGGAAAAACGCCTACAATCCCAACCCTGACTTGCCGTTCAAATACCCTGTCAAGTACTTCTGTGATAAATGTAACAATACGGGgtacaagttgaaaaacgGAAAATCGTGTAAAGACTGTTGGGAACTATTCAGCCCACGTAACAGGGTCGGGGGCAGTTCTTCTTATGGAAGAATGAATATTACTTCTCCTCCAGTAGCAGCAACGGCCATGGGAGGTTTTGGACCGATGGCTCCCATGATGGTTCCACCAGTGGCGCCATTGAGGGTTCCTCCTGGAGATCCTCGCCTCGGTGGTGTTCCCTGTGGACGATGTAGAGGTACGGGAATGATCACATTCTTGTTAGACCAAGACCTATGTCCCGTTTGTCGTGGATTGGGAAGAGTAATACACGGACCGCCACGGGCCCCTATGCCACCTCCTCAACACTATCAACAGCCATTTGCCCCACCTCCTCCGCATCCATCCAGACCACAATATCCATATGGAAAGAGCTAG
- the PFK1 gene encoding 6-phosphofructokinase, alpha subunit (6-phosphofructokinase, alpha subunit [EC:2.7.1.11] [KO:K00850] (Phosphofructokinase 1) (Phosphohexokinase) (6PF-1-K alpha subunit)~go_component 6-phosphofructokinase complex~go_funtion 6-phosphofructokinase activity~go_process glycolysis): MPVPESIQGLSFVSIVTNDQTKFEKLAKFYTRFGFKLSKNFSKVSNNGAASASNNPRLHLGVSNDSLREVWLESFPLQNLDGNGNVTPWQELAVYDGDNCEKLCDSTLIKIRLSNLNVISDVVKKFRFFSTDLKQIKAILTELKWTFVELEGEIDTKDPLGNVLIFSSTANPLSKESFGSADEYLTIKSQQLLRDLSKSSEVDSTYSESVSETIRKKKIAVMTSGGDAPGMNPAVRAVVRAGIFLGCDMFAVYEGYSGLVKGGDLLKKMEWGDVRNYLSYGGTNIGTARCMEFKEREGRLSGAYNMIVNGIDALIVCGGDGSLTGADLFRSEWPSLLDELIETARLTKEEVAPYRHLTIVGLVGSIDNDMSCTDATIGAYSALERITEMVDYIDATAKSHSRAFVVEVMGRHCGWLGLMSGLGTGADFIFIPERPPRAGKWHDDLKTVCKRHREKGRRKTVVIVAEGAIDDELNPISSEEVRDVLVELGLDTRITTLGHVQRGGTAVAYDRMLATLQGVDAVKAVLESTPETPSPMIGVFENKIVRQPLVEAVRLTKSVATAIENKDFDRAMSLRDTSFADAYSHFLSTSVDDDGSSELPKDKQLNIGVIHVGAASSGLNAATRAAALYSLSRGHKLFAIQNGFSGLIKDGIVKELKWLDVEDWHNRGGSEIGTNRSLPSENYGKVAFYLQKYNLQGLIIIGGFEAFTALNELNEKDDSYPIFAMPKVAIPATVSNNVPGTEYSLGSDTCLNQLVKYCDAVKQSASSSRRRVFVVEVQGGHSGYVAAYTGLITGAMATYAPESKINLRTIQEDIDLLFNVFAHDRGEDNNGKMLIRNEQASTVYSTELIADIIKENAKGRFETRTAIPGHVQQGFTPSSADRVNAVKFAVKSVQYIEEWNGSCERDPAIVDYEKTASVVIGIQGAQVKFTSVKELYQNEANIKLRKGKTVHWKDMSDVSDMLSGRLNLRAKKQSVKLL, from the coding sequence ATGCCTGTTCCAGAGTCGATCCAGGGCCTCAGCTTCGTTCTGATTGTCACCAACGATCAAACGAAATTTGAGAAGTTGGCTAAATTCTACACCAGATTCGGCTTCaaattgctgaaaaatttctcGAAAGTGTCCAACAACGGTGCTGCTTCGGCCTCCAACAACCCACGCTTGCATTTGGGAGTTTCTAACGACTCTTTGAGAGAGGTCTGGCTTGAATCCTTTCCTTTGCAGAACCTAGATGGCAATGGAAATGTGACTCCTTGGCAGGAATTGGCTGTATACGATGGTGATAACTGCGAAAAATTGTGTGATTCTACTTTAATCAAGATTCGGTTGTCGAATTTGAACGTAATCAGTGATGTCGTTAAAAAGTTTCGCTTTTTCAGTACCGATTTGAAGCAAATTAAGGCTATTTTAACTGAATTGAAGTGGACCTTCGTAGAATTAGAAGGCGAAATTGACACCAAGGACCCCCTAGGTAACGTGTTGATCTTCTCCAGCACCGCTAACCCGTTGTCGAAGGAGTCGTTCGGTTCTGCGGACGAGTACTTAACGATAAAGTctcagcagcttcttcgGGATTTGTCCAAGTCCTCAGAAGTCGATTCGACATATTCTGAGTCGGTTTCGGAGACaatcagaaagaaaaaaatcGCCGTCATGACTTCTGGAGGTGATGCTCCAGGTATGAACCCTGCTGTGAGAGCTGTTGTCAGAGCCGGAATCTTTTTGGGATGTGACATGTTTGCTGTCTACGAAGGCTACTCGGGTTTGGTTAAAGGTGGAGAcctcttgaagaagatggagtgGGGAGATGTCAGAAACTACTTGTCATACGGTGGGACTAACATTGGTACTGCCAGATGTATGGAGTTCAAGGAACGTGAAGGCAGATTGTCTGGTGCGTACAATATGATTGTCAACGGAATTGATGCTCTTATTGTGTGTGGAGGTGATGGTTCATTGACTGGTGCTGATTTGTTCAGAAGCGAGTGGCCTTCTTTGCTTGACGAATTGATAGAAACTGCTCGTTTGACCAAAGAAGAGGTCGCCCCATACAGACACCTCACCATTGTAGGATTGGTGGGCTCTATAGATAACGACATGTCATGTACAGATGCAACAATTGGTGCCTATTCGGCGTTAGAGAGAATCACCGAGATGGTGGACTACATCGACGCTACGGCCAAGTCACATTCCCGTGcttttgttgttgaagttatGGGTAGACATTGTGGCTGGCTTGGCTTGATGTCTGGGTTGGGTACTGGAGCtgacttcatcttcattcCTGAAAGACCTCCCAGGGCTGGCAAGTGGCACGACGACTTGAAGACGGTCTGCAAGCGCCACAGagaaaaaggaagaagaaagacgGTTGTCATTGTGGCCGAGGGAGCCATCGATGACGAGTTGAATCCCATTTCTTCGGAAGAGGTCAGAGACGTCTTGGTCGAGTTGGGTTTGGACACCAGAATCACCACCTTAGGCCATGTGCAAAGAGGTGGTACTGCTGTAGCTTACGACAGAATGCTTGCTACCTTACAAGGTGTAGATGCTGTCAAGGCTGTTCTTGAGTCTACTCCTGAAACACCCTCTCCAATGATTGGTGTTTTTGAGAATAAGATCGTCAGACAACCTTTGGTGGAAGCTGTGAGATTGACCAAGTCTGTGGCCACagcaattgaaaacaagGATTTCGACAGGGCTATGAGCTTGAGGGATACTTCGTTTGCTGACGCATACTCTCACTTCTTGTCTACCTCTGTAGATGATGATGGTCTGTCTGAATTACCTAAAGACAAGCAGTTGAACATCGGTGTAATCCATGTAGGAGCTGCTTCGTCTGGTCTTAATGCCGCTACCAGAGCTGCTGCCTTGTACAGTTTGTCTCGTGGTCACAAGTTGTTTGCAATCCAAAACGGTTTCTCCGGTTTAATTAAGGACGGAATagtcaaggaattgaagtgGCTTGATGTCGAGGACTGGCACAACAGAGGTGGCTCGGAAATTGGAACCAACAGATCTTTGCCCTCGGAAAACTACGGGAAGGTTGCTTTCTATTTGCAAAAGTACAATTTGCAAGGTTTGATTATCATTGGAGGTTTCGAGGCCTTTACTGCCTTGAACGAGTTGAACGAAAAGGACGACAGTTATCCTATATTTGCAATGCCCAAAGTAGCTATTCCAGCTACGGTTTCTAACAACGTGCCTGGAACAGAGTATTCTTTGGGTTCAGATACCTGTTTGAACCAGTTGGTTAAGTATTGTGATGCCGTCAAGCAGTCAGCCTCATCGtcgagaagaagagtattcGTTGTAGAAGTGCAAGGGGGACATTCTGGTTACGTTGCAGCCTACACTGGTTTAATTACAGGTGCTATGGCCACATATGCCCCCGAATCCAAGATAAACTTAAGAACTATACAAGAGGATATAGACTTATTGTTCAACGTTTTTGCCCATGACAGAGGTGAAGACAACAACGGTAAGATGTTGATCAGAAACGAGCAGGCTAGTACCGTATACTCGACCGAGTTAATCGCAGACAtcatcaaagaaaatgCTAAGGGCAGATTCGAAACAAGAACGGCAATACCCGGGCATGTTCAGCAAGGCTTTACTCCGTCTTCGGCCGACAGAGTTAATGCTGTGAAATTTGCAGTAAAATCCGTTCAATATATTGAAGAGTGGAATGGCTCGTGTGAACGAGACCCGGCTATTGTAGATTACGAGAAGACTGCGTCTGTCGTCATTGGCATCCAAGGTGCCCAGGTCAAGTTTACATCGGTCAAGGAATTATACCAGAACGAAGCCAATATAAAGTTGAGAAAGGGTAAGACCGTCCACTGGAAGGACATGTCTGATGTAAGCGACATGTTGAGTGGTCGCCTCAATTTGCGAGCCAAGAAGCAGTCGGTAAAGTTGCTTTAG
- the HSR1 gene encoding heat-shock related protein (Heat shock transcription factor~go_component nucleus~go_funtion transcription factor activity~go_process regulation of transcription, DNA-dependent), whose amino-acid sequence MSKKSSDPPVKKNAFVHKLYSMLNDPKLTHLIWWSENNANSFALYPGKEFANSLTRYFKHGNVASFVRQLHMYGFHKVSDPTQSSTSIASSGENADADSDQPPPVWEFKHSSGKFKKGEEASLIYIKRRPSSNSSRNSNFNGVPNHPHPQHMHPHHLHHQMVHPHLHTGHIHPGIPHESYSIQGQIQGPYDSPYATLPAGTPMVHGSPMVAYSGQFYPRPGGLPLPQPKSLQEQNQPLSAPPQPVFMSQSYPHPVHYGYSYAERQNNPSFRHSESSATYSVAHDESHSSPSVVSRHQSDPNVRPALAKIGSGSIPVQAQHYAPNLQFRKIWETNPTNQPTTAITAQNGTSSPSASTPVLDNRPRNPSLLYDPLVPVSPPTDHHRSPSYLPLSRNNSNTASFSRDSVDSRSSIKLPPPSSLHSVSGSVSNSVSVSKYPQSPEPPRQQSPAPAPLPFHQHLPRSIPSNFEASPQQVSVPQQHSSLPGSPVVANGVKKPSLIPVSNGIHERLRPSLLELHFGSSNGSNSAKGSSSSAPRHPQDSIGSSTSSHNSVFSTQSSLSSVSSSVVQRASSFGSISHNPLIHKNSFSISPHDTPPISSSGAVEASVSSYNATASSDHRSSTSSPLSKSVEDVNKKVSVRSLLGDSSATSVASESEDSESKRRRLR is encoded by the coding sequence ATGAGTAAAAAGTCACTGGATCCACCAGTCAAAAAGAATGCCTTTGTGCACAAGCTCTATCTGATGCTTAACGATCCTAAGCTCACCCACTTGATCTGGTGGTCTGAGAACAACGCCAATCTGTTTGCGCTTTATCCGGGCAAGGAGTTTGCAAACTCGCTTACCCGTTACTTCAAACACGGGAACGTGGCGTCGTTTGTTCGTCAGCTCCACATGTATGGATTCCATAAAGTATCTGATCCTACCCAATCCTCCACCTCTATAGCTTCATCTGGTGAAAACGCTGACGCAGATTCAGACCAGCCTCCTCCCGTGTGGGAGTTCAAGCATCTGAGCGGGAAGTTTAAAAAGGGTGAAGAAGCACTGCTTATTTACATCAAAAGAAGACCTTCTTCGAATAGCTCACGAAATAGCAACTTTAACGGAGTTCCCAACCATCCCCACCCTCAGCACATGCACCCGcaccatcttcatcatcagatGGttcatcctcatcttcataCTGGTCATATCCATCCTGGAATTCCCCACGAGTCTTACTCCATTCAAGGTCAAATACAAGGTCCCTACGATTCTCCTTATGCTACTCTACCTGCTGGTACTCCCATGGTTCATGGAAGTCCCATGGTAGCCTACTCTGGACAGTTCTATCCTCGTCCAGGTGGgcttcctcttcctcaGCCCAAACTGCTCCAAGAACAGAACCAACCACTTTCGGCGCCACCGCAGCCAGTTTTCATGTCGCAGTCGTATCCCCATCCTGTTCACTATGGATATAGCTATGCTGAACGCCAAAACAATCCTCTGTTTAGACACTCCGAAAGTTCTGCCACGTACTCTGTAGCGCATGATGAGTCACATTCGTCTCCTTCTGTGGTCTCTAGGCACCAGCTGGACCCCAACGTCCGTCCTGCTCTCGCCAAAATTGGTTCAGGCTCGATTCCCGTCCAGGCTCAGCATTATGCTCCCAACTTGCAGTTCAGAAAGATCTGGGAAACCAACCCTACCAACCAACCAACCACTGCTATAACCGCCCAAAACGGCAcatcttctccttcagCATCTACTCCAGTCTTGGACAATAGACCTCGTAACCCTTCGCTTCTTTACGATCCCTTAGTCCCTGTATCGCCTCCTACTGACCATCACAGATCGCCATCATACTTACCGCTTTCTCgaaacaactccaacacCGCGAGTTTCCTGAGGGACTCTGTGGACTCTAGACTGTCGATCAAGCTTCCACCGCCCTCTTCGTTGCATTCGGTTTCGGGTTCTGTGTCAAATTCTGTGTCGGTATCAAAATACCCACAGTCACCAGAACCACCAAGACAACAGCTGCCAGCACCAGCACCTCTACCATTTCACCAGCATCTTCCTCGTAGCATACCGTCCAACTTCGAAGCCTCTCCTCAGCAGGTGTCAGTTCCCCAGCAGCATTCATCGCTTCCCGGCTCTCCTGTTGTTGCCAACGGAGTCAAGAAGCCTTCGCTTATACCTGTGAGCAATGGAATCCATGAACGCTTGAGaccttctcttcttgagcTTCATTTTGGTTCTTCGAACGGCTCAAACTCAGCCAAGGgatcatcttcttctgcacCAAGACACCCTCAGGATTCAATAGGATCGTCAACGTCGTCGCACAATTCGGTATTCCTGACGCAGCTGCTGTTACTGTctgtatcttcttctgttgtaCAGCGTGCTTCGTCGTTCGGCTCGATTTCTCACAACCCGCTCATTCACAAGAACTCTTTCTCCATCAGTCCTCACGACACTCCACCCATCTCTAGCTCAGGCGCAGTTGAAGCTTCTGTCTCTAGCTACAATGCGACAGCCCTGAGCGACCACCGCTCTTCTACAAGTCTGCCATTGTCGAAGTCTGTAGAAGATGTTAACAAAAAGGTCTCTGTAAGGTCACTTTTGGGTGATTCTTCAGCAACCTCGGTAGCCAGCGAGTCTGAAGACTCCGAGAGCAAAAGACGCCGTTTGAGATGA
- the GOT1 gene encoding Golgi Transport (go_process vesicle-mediated transport), whose product MIWLSERQKFGVGFTAGGFIFFLLGIMTFFDSGFLALGNILFLIGLILIIGPQRTVTFFTRPTKIRGTLCFAFGILLILMKRSFFGFIIESFGILGLFGDFFGTIVQFLRSIPYIGDLLSHPLVAPTIDRLAGVNTLPV is encoded by the exons ATGATCTGGTTATCTGAAAGACAGA AATTTGGTGTTGGCTTCACCGCTGGAGgattcatcttcttccttcttggtaTAATGACTTTTTTTGACTCGGGCTTCTTGGCCCTTGGTAAcattttgttcttgattggCTTGATTTTGATCATAGGGCCACAGAGAACTGTGACTTTCTTTACAAGACCCACCAAAATCAGAGGCACCTTGTGTTTTGCTTTTGGAATATTACTTATCTTGATGAAAAGATCGTTCTTCGGCTTCATAATAGAAAGTTTTGGTATCTTAGGTTTGTTTGGCGACTTTTTCGGAACCATAGTCCAGTTCTTGAGATCCATTCCTTATATCGGTGACTTGTTGAGCCACCCTCTTGTGGCACCAACCATAGATAGATTGGCCGGTGTCAACACCTTGCCTGTTTAG
- a CDS encoding predicted protein yields MAIIVISHPSNFAAYLLAATILLYYEHQSRSLKIVIVEDFAANRGGIQDFKPWCGVNTLSNPRFQYGDFMVRELLNRLLLANRDLGIVPLDRINLSLTPRNGYNLDMPIHVQQEQITVSVAEQTNGIGVGNSSIVALVYHPSMVMNKLRFLIYNTGRVTFTSLNTRFGSLGVFAESLTGGTTFKEEIVVLDCSNSGKVSYSDNIDYLINSNSISVRSLEGNNSRRLPSYILWLPRIANKAHSQTLNDWKYGYRQYNKRIIEVVISNDNTNQIESRILSEVDIYCGLKLGDLALHVLEELTNSGMVDLISRKL; encoded by the coding sequence ATGGCTATTATTGTGATCAGCCATCCTTCGAATTTTGCCGCTTACCTCCTAGCAGCAACAATTTTGTTGTACTACGAGCATCAATCTCGTAGTCTAAAGATAGTTATTGTAGAGGATTTTGCTGCAAATCGAGGCGGAATACAAGATTTCAAGCCCTGGTGCGGAGTGAACACTTTGAGCAACCCCAGATTTCAATATGGTGACTTTATGGTACGAGAATTACTCAATAGGCTACTTTTGGCAAATAGAGATTTGGGAATAGTGCCCTTAGATAGAATAAATTTGAGTCTTACACCTCGGAATGGATACAATTTGGACATGCCTATCCATGTTCAACAGGAGCAGATCACCGTTTCAGTTGCAGAACAGACTAATGGTATTGGTGTAGGAAATAGTAGTATAGTAGCTTTGGTGTATCATCCAAGTATGGtgatgaacaagttgagatTCTTGATTTACAATACTGGCAGGGTGACATTTACATCTCTTAACACTAGATTTGGAAGTTTGGGTGTATTCGCTGAGAGTCTAACTGGAGGGACTAccttcaaagaagagattgtaGTTTTGGATTGTTCAAATTCTGGAAAGGTATCCTATTCAGACAACATTGACTACTTgataaattcaaattccATTTCAGTGAGACTGTTGGAAGGCAATAACAGTAGAAGATTGCCTTCTTACATATTATGGTTGCCTAGAATTGCGAATAAGGCCCATTCCCAGACTCTCAATGACTGGAAGTATGGCTACAGACAATATAACAAGAGAATCATAGAAGTTGTCATCAGCAACGACAACACCAACCAAATAGAGAGTAGAATACTTCTGGAAGTCGATATCTACTGCGGCCTCAAATTGGGAGATTTGGCATTGCATGTGTTGGAAGAATTAACTAATCTGGGTATGGTTGACTTGATATCAAGAAAGCTATAG
- a CDS encoding predicted protein, giving the protein MSKVNRRKEIKDKEALQARFQLSISQNNAKALSWLKPSTSKTGQEHPISTESFLDLPIIPSGSSLTTLNNGNVSKIGDFMKNDGSMNAIKQESGPRAAKNASKPMLALMNKVRDYNKEKIRKNGDNNVNNSASNHSLRNQKIRKVEKHPQDEDSDDESSILKARSVKKGSNMLLENKLGKKKMKGRPF; this is encoded by the coding sequence ATGTCTAAAGTGAACAGAAGGAAGGAGATTAAAGATAAAGAAGCTCTACAAGCACGATTTCAGCTTTCCATCTCCCAGAATAATGCTAAGGCTCTCAGCTGGTTGAAGCCCAGTACATCAAAAACGGGCCAGGAACATCCAATATCCACAGAATCGTTCCTAGATTTGCCCATCATACCCAGTGGATCAAGTCTCACAACCTTGAATAATGGAAATGTGAGTAAAATTGGAGATTTCATGAAAAATGACGGAAGTATGAACGCTATAAAACAGGAATCTGGACCTCGAGCAGCGAAAAATGCTTCGAAACCCATGCTAGCATTGATGAACAAGGTGAGAGACTACAATAAGGAAAAGATAAGGAAAAATGGAGACAATAATGTTAACAATAGTGCAAGCAATCACAGCCTTagaaaccagaagattCGGAAAGTAGAAAAACATCCCCAAGACGAGGATTCTGATGACGAAAGCAGTATCTTGAAAGCAAGGTCTGTGAAGAAGGGCTCCAACATGCTCTTGGAGAACAAATTgggcaagaagaagatgaagggTAGACCTTTTTGA